The Nicotiana tabacum cultivar K326 chromosome 14, ASM71507v2, whole genome shotgun sequence genome contains a region encoding:
- the LOC142169076 gene encoding uncharacterized protein LOC142169076, with protein sequence MEFQLKQQLQTIKLGSRTIDAYLKEFKGICDGLAAIHKHVEDDSKLVTSLRGFDLREDEGDDPQQVNHNMAFAAQRTYNNRGRESFSNRRGNMNYSSRGRGFRPAGQNNNQNTQGSGNIALATLNVNSQSGRDNAHYMDSGISTHMTNNSGNLSNLKPYNENDKIIVENGQELDITHVGKEKIMDKRTGKLMAKGTKREEIYALKADNFLALTATQTRRSSSDIWHARLGHPNSRSLEVLSNNKSINITCWNKTPTVCVSCQMEKGCKLPFKLRNKVKNEPLLKIHCDLWGPAPIESSLHMKYYALFVDDQNRYTWLYPLKIKSDFLETFVKFHKMVEKQYSKSIKIFQCDGGGKFSSSEFVKYLEDCGIENKTGSAPNNSSHMATFFEFFSESQAKSGSSDPTAVGEVLRADHDIVAADEKDICGWISTIIGSIIVSIPRNAGFFDCPRCMQLDIKNDFLHGHLQEKVYMTQPPGFTDPMYPHHVYFLKKALYGLKQAPRAWFERFSLFLLHLGSNSRQIGEVVQKLGHEFAMKDLGPLLFRPYRFSDIDWAGCAITRRSTTVYSIYLGENCVSWSSRKQNTVVRSSAEAEYRALAATASELTWISNILQDIEMYIKTAHILFCDNLSALYMTTNPIMHARTKHVELDYHFVREKVAQGQLITQFIRSKDQQADVHIKALRKDQFQFFRDKLGVVKSSPTNLRGSVKDNDQANKLDSYAIT encoded by the exons ATGGAATTCCAGTTGAAGCAACAACTTCAAACTATCAAGCTTGGCAGTAGAACCATTGATGCGTATCTGAAGGAATTCAAAGGCATTTGTGATGGCTTGGCTGCCATACACAAGCATGTAGAGGATGATAGCAAG TTGGTCACTTCCCTAAGAGGCTTTGATCTCAGAGAGGATGAAGGAGATGATCCACAACAAGTGAATCACAATATGGCATTTGCAGCACAAAGGACATACAACAACAGAGGTAGAGAAAGTTTCTCAAACAGAAGAGGTAACATGAACTACAGTTCAAGAGGTAGAGGCTTCAGGCCTGCTGGacaaaacaacaaccaaaacactCAAGGATCTGGAAATATT GCTCTTGCTACACTCAATGTGAACAGTCAGAGTGGTAGAGACAATGCTCACTATATGGATTCTGGAATAAGCACTCACATGACCAATAATTCAGGTAACTTATCCAACCTTAAACCTTACaatgaaaatgataaaattatagTAGAAAATGGACAAGAACTGGATATCACAcatgttggaaaagaaaaaattatG GACAAGAGGACTGGGAAGCTAATGGCCAAAGGTACTAAAAGAGAAGAGATATATGCCTTGAAGGCGGACAATTTTCTTGCTTTGACTGCAACACAGACAAGGAGAAGCTCTAGTGATATTTGGCATGCCAGACTTGGGCATCCAAATTCTAGGTCCTTAGAAGTACTTAGTAACAATAAGTCTATCAATATCACTTGTTGGAATAAAACTCCTACAGTTTGTGTTAGTTGTCAAATGGAAAAAGGTTGTAAACTACCAttcaagttgagaaataaagTTAAGAATGAACCTCTATTGAAAATTCACTGTGACTTATGGGGTCCTGCTCCTATTGAATCTTCCCTACATATGAAATACTATGCTTTATTTGTTGATGATCAAAATAGATATACTTGGTtgtatcctttaaaaataaaatctgacTTCTTGGAAACATTTGTCAAATTTCACAAAATGGTTGAGAAACAATATTCAAAGAGTATCAAGATCTTTCAATGTGATGGTGGAGGTAAATTTTCAAGTTCTGAATTTGTTAAGTACTTAGAAGATTGTGGCATT GAAAATAAGACTGGCAGTGCACCAAATAACTCTAGTCATATGGCCACCTTCTTTGAATTTTTCTCAGAATCACAGGCTAAGTCTGGTTCATCAGACCCTACTGCTGTAGGGGAAGTGTTGAGAGCTGATCATGATATTGTTGCAGCTGAT gAGAAAGACATATGCGGTTGGATTAGTACAATTATTGGTAGCATTATAGTCAGTATTCCAAGAAATGCTGGCTTTTTCGATTGCCCCCGATGCAT GCAACTAGATATTAAGAATGACTTCCTACATGGTCATCTACAAGAAAAGGTTTATATGACTCAACCACCAGGCTTCACTGATCCAATGTATCCTCACCATGTATATTTCTTGAAGAAGGCACTATATGGTCTCAAACAAGCTCCCAGAGCTTGGTTTGAGAGATTTAGTCTATTTCTACTTCATCTTG GAAGCAACTCAAGGCAGATAGGGGAAGTAGTACAAAAGCTGGGGCATGAATTTGCTATGAAGGATCTTGGACCGTTGCTTTTTAG GCCGTATAGGTTCTCAGATATAGACTGGGCAGGATGTGCCATTACAAGGAGGTCTACTACTGTATATAGTATATACCTTGGTGAAAATTGTGTCTCCTGGTCATCAAGGAAGCAGAACACTGTTGTAAGGTCAAGtgctgaagctgagtatagaGCACTGGCAGCAACTGCAAGTGAACTTACCTGGATAAGCAACATTCTACAAGACATTGAAATGTATATCAAGACCGCTCATATCTTATTTTGTGACAACTTGAGTGCTCTATACATGACTACAAATCCAATAATGCATGCTAGAACTAAGCATGTAGAACTAGATTACCACTTTGTCAGAGAGAAGGTAGCTCAAGGACAATTGATTACTCAGTTTATTAGGTCCAAGGACCAACAAGCAGATGTTCATATAAAGGCTCTTCGCAAAGACCAGTTCCAGTTCTTTCGAGACAAGCTAGGTGTAGTGAAGTCATCTCCAACCAATTTGAGGGGAAGTGTTAAAGATAATGATCAGGCTAACAAACTCGATAGCTATGCGATCACTTAG